The Granulicella sp. 5B5 nucleotide sequence TCACAGCGTGGTCCTCCACGGAATCGATTGCGCCGCCCAGTATAGCGTCTTCCGGCGACTTAATGCGCCGAGGTTGCTGGCGGTGGCGTGCCGGTGTCCGATGGCGTTGTGGCGGCGGGGTCGGGGGTGAGGTCCATGTACATCATGTCGTTGGACATGACGGGGTACTCGTCGGGTTCGCCGGTCTGCATCTTGAGCCAGCTGAGGAGCTCGGCGGAGGACATGAGGAGGACGGAGTCGTGGCCGCAGTTGAGGGCGACCTGCTCGGGTTTGCCTTCGCCGGGAAGGGTGTCACCACCCTGCCAGCCGACGCGCCACTCGCCCGGACGGGCCTGCGCGAGAATGGTGAGCGAGCCGCCGGGGCGGTTGGCGGCGGCCATGTAGTCGGGTTCGAGCGCACAAACCTTGGGCGGGATCGGCCGTGTGTCCAGCTCGACCAACTCGACGAGGAAGCCGGTGTTGTCAGGCTTGGTGGCCCATTTGGCGATGGCGGGGTCGCCGGGCTTGACTGGAAAAACATCGCCGATCTGCACGGGCCAAGTGGGCATGGCGCCTGGCTTTGGGTGGCTGTTGTGCATGAGCAGGTAGAGGAAGAGGCGTCCGACGCCGGCGGTGAGGAGCAGCACCAAGGCGACCAGCCGCCAACCGGTGAACGGCTTTTTTGCAGGGGATGCGGCGGGAGTGGCCGGAGGCGTCGGCTCAGGCATCGACGTCCACCGCGTAGACAGCTGCTTCAAAGCGCTCGAGTGCGGCGGGGTCCCAGGCATGGGTGCTCTTGCGCCAGGTGTCGCCCTGCGCCTCCATAAAGTTGGGGAAGTCGGACCGGCAGAAGCTGATGCGGGCGGCGAAGTCGATGAAGGCCTGCGCGCTGCCGTCGATGTAGAGGACGCACTGCTGGCCGTCGCGCGACCACTGGATGGCGGCGAGGTACTCGCGGTCCGGCTCTTTGAGGGCGGACTTGTTGTAGATGAGCATGGAGTCGAGGATGGCGTCTTCATGCTTTTCGTGGGAGCGGTCGCAGGCGTAGAAGTACCCTGCCGGGCCTTCGTCCTCAAACACGGCCGTCCAGGGCACAGCGGGCGAGTTCGACGACAAGAAAGCGAGCCCGGGCGTAAAGGTCAACGTATCCATACCTCACCAGACTAACCTGAACGGCTGCCGGGGCCGAAAACTCGCCCCAAGAGCAATCCCGCTACACTAGAAGACAGACAATGAGATTGCGTGGCTTTTACATCGGCAGGCCTCAGCGCGTCGCGGCGCTGTTGTTGCTCGTCCTCTTCGGCGAGTGCCTCTATACCATCCAGCACCAGCAGCTTGATTCGACCGACTACCGCTATGCGCGCTGCGGGCGCGAGATGTGGGAGGCGCCGAGCGTTCTGCAGGGGTACTTTACGACGTGCGGCAACCTGAATGGCGATGGCACGTTTGCGTACCGGCTGGCGGGCTTTCCGCTGACGGCGCAACGGCTGGTGCTGCTGGGAGTGGACCACCTGCGCAAGCCCGAAGACCGCCTGTACGAAGGTGGCAGCTTGAACGGCAGCACGTGGGAGGCGCGGCACCAGCTATCGTATGTGATCTACCTGATGCGGCTGCCGTTTGTGTTCTTTGCGATATGGCTGGGGGGCGGGCTGTGGTGGGTGTCGAAACGGCTGTTTGGGCCGGAGGGCGGGGCGTTTGCGCTCTCACTGTATATCTTCTGCCCAGCGGTGGTCCGGTATGCCACGCATCCGAATAACGAGATCCTGGCGATGTGGGGGCTTTATGGGCTGATCTATACGTCGATTGGCGTGGCCCACGCGCTGC carries:
- a CDS encoding DUF2251 domain-containing protein yields the protein MDTLTFTPGLAFLSSNSPAVPWTAVFEDEGPAGYFYACDRSHEKHEDAILDSMLIYNKSALKEPDREYLAAIQWSRDGQQCVLYIDGSAQAFIDFAARISFCRSDFPNFMEAQGDTWRKSTHAWDPAALERFEAAVYAVDVDA